The Herbiconiux sp. A18JL235 region CGATGCACCCGCGACGACGCGGCGACCATCGCCCGCTGCCGGTCGGGCGGCCCCACCCACTCCACGTGCTCGAGCAGCGTCTCGCCGCGGAGCGCGCGCGGAACGATCTGCTCCTCGGGCGGGATCGGCGAGGTGCGGTCGGCGCTCAGCACCCGGTCGCCCGAATACTCGGCGGCGCCGAGATCGAAGCCGGCGAGCTCCGCGAAGTCCCGCGCCTGCTGATTCGAGAGCGTCAGCCGGTTGGAGCCGTCGAAGAACGCCACGGCCGTGCTGACCGTGTCGAGGATGGCCCGCGACAGCAGCGTCTCGTCCTGCGACCGTGCGAGCGCCTCGGTGAGCGCTTCGTTGGCCTCGACCAGGCGACCGCGATTGCGCCGCAGTTGAGCGGCTGCGAAGTTCACCACGAGCGCGACACCCACGATCAGCACGGGTAGCGTGACGACGTTCGCCCAGTCGACCAGGTCGGCGGGCCAGCTCTGCCGGTACACGAAGAAGAAGCTCGAGATGAACACCGTCGACAGCACCGCGACCGCGATACCGCGCCGGCCGAAGGCGAACGCCAGCCACAGCACCGGGAAGATCGTCAGCATGCCCGACGACGGCAGGACGGGGAAGAGTTCGGCACGGATGAAGGCCACACCGACGACATCGACGAGCGGAATGCCGATCATCGCGATGGGAGGCAGCCGCTCCCACGGCACGACCAGCACGAGAAGCGACGCGAGCAGGACGATCGCCAGACCACCGAGCAGCAGGGGCGATCCGAACTCCACCGGGGTGGGCAGCGCGGCGACCCCCGCGACGAAGAGGGTGCCGACGAGCAGCGGCAGCTGAGCCCGCACGAAGACCTTCAGCCGCCCTCGCGGTCTCGTCCCCACCTCGAGCAGCGGCACGGTTCCCCCTCGCTGCCGTGTCCGCCTTCGCACGACGGCATCACCCCATCATCGACCCGAGGGCGGCCGGCTGCCAAACCGCACTCGACCGGACGGGGTCTCAGCTGCGCGGCGCACGCCGGCGCAGCAGGACGAGGGCCGCGCCGAGGAGGGAGGCGAGCACCGCCACCGAGGCACCGGCACCGAAGGCGCCGAAAGGCGCTCCGGTCGCCGCGAGCGACCCGCCCGACCCGGCACCCGGCTCGCCGGGAGCCGGCGCGGGCGTCGTGGTGGGTGCGGGCGCCGGGGTCGCCGTCGGCGTGGGCACGACCGCTGCCGTCACCTCGAGGTCGAGCGACGAGACGCTGCCGTCCTCCGCCGTGGCGGTCAGCGTCAGGATGCCCGGCTCCAGACCGGCGGGTACGGTGACGGATGCGCGGAACGCGCCCTGCGCATCCGCCACCGCGCCGTCGACCTCACCCGCGACCCAGGAGAGCCCCACCGGTGCACCGGGGTCGTACCCCGCACCGACGATCTCGACGGTGCCGCCGGCGACGACCGACGCGGCACTCGTGCCGATCGACCCGGTCGAGGCCGAGAGCGTGAACGAGGGCGCGGTGACGGGCAGAGGGTCGTCCCAGGTGAAGCGCTTGATGTACTCGTCGAGGAAGGGGGCACGGTCGCCCTCGGTGGGGACGTCGGTGGCGGTGGGTTCGACGTCGACATCGAGTGTCGCCCGAGTGACGACCACCTCGGCGTTGCTCGGCGTGGGGCTCCAGTAGCCCCAGTCGATGGTGTCGTAGCTGACGGCGAGGGTGTGACCGGCGAGGAGCGTCCAGTCCATGCCGAGCAGCGTGAAACGGGTGGCCCCGTCGGTGGAGAGCTTCGCGACGTTCTGGTTGATCGTGACCGCTGTGCGGTCGGGCGCGACGTCCCACAGCTGCACCGCGACGTTGCCGGTGCCCTCGGTGCGCAGCTCGATCGAGGGGGTTCCGGTGAGGCGCACGTCGGTGCGCAGCGCCTGCGACTCGGTGATGACGCCGAGCTTCTGGTCGTTCGTCGCCGGGGCGTCGTCGATGCCGCCGCCGGCATCCGCTCCGTCGGCACGGGTACCGGGCGCGCCGGGGCTGTCGCCCGCGGCCAGTGCCGCCGTCTGCACGAGCGGGTTCGGGTTGGTCGGGTCGGGTTCGTCGTCGACGACGGTGCCCCGGCCGGTGTCGAGATAGGAGCCCGGCCGCAGCTCGATCGCGACCGACTTCGGGGTCGTGCCCCACGCATCCTGCACTCTCCAGTGCCCGAAGTTGTCCTGCACGAAGAAGCGCGACAGGATGCTGTCGCTGTGCTGTACGAGGTGCCGGTCGTAGAAGTCCATCACCTCGTCGAACCATCCGGCCCTCCCCATCTGGAGACGGCCCTCTGCGTCCTTCTCGTTGCCGCGCACGTGGTCCCACGGGCCGAGCCAGCCGCGCTGCTCGCCACCGTGGTTCGTGAGGAACTCCTGCATGCTCTCGGGCTTGGTGTTCTGCTCGGTGAGCCCCTGCGTGAACAGGAGGGGAACCGTCGAGCCGTTCACGTTCGCGGGGAAGTCACGGATGCTCCAGAACTCACCGGAACGGTCGGTCGCCTTCGTGCCGGCGAGCACGGTCTCGGCGCACTCGGGGTGCGTTTTCTCGTAGGCGGCTGCCGTCAGGTAGGTGTCGGTGTCGGGTGCGATGTCGTACCCGTCCTGCTGGTAGGCGCGGTCGACGCCGGGGAGGTTCGCGATGCCGAGGTACGACTGGGGGCTGAGGATCTGCTGCGGGCGGGGGACGTCGTTCGTGACGAGATAGTCGTAGGCGCTCCAGCTGGGCTCCTGGGCCACGACGGCCTCGAGGCCCTCGGGCTGCCGGTCGATGCCGACGAGGCCCGTGGAGGCGTCGTACGACTTGCCGTAGAGGCCGACGGCGCCGGTCGACCAGGGTTGGCTCGCCGCCCACTCCACCGCCGCCACAACATCGCCCTGCTCGCCCGGGCCCTGCCAGTCGATGCAGCCGGTGCTGCCGCCGAAGCCGCGCAGGTCGACGTAGACGAAGGTATAGCCCTTCGCCGGCAGCCCGGCACCCACGATGAGGTCGGTGAAGCGCGCGGAGGGGCCGGTGTGCTCGGGGTGGGTGTCTTCGTTCATGCCCGAGTGCGAGAAGTACGGGCCGACCGACATGATGACCGGGGTGCGGGCGTCGAGGGCGAGGCCCTCGGGGCGCAGCACGTCGGCGTGCAGGGTGACGGCGTCTCCGTTCGAGGAGGCGACGGGGGAGGGGAAGTAGTGCTCCGTCCAGGCCGTGCCCTCGGGCACGGAGGGGTTCTGGGCGTGGGTGGTGCCGCGGGAGAGGGCGGATGCCGCCTCGGACAGGGTGACGGCGGATGCGGCAGGCGCGGGCGCAGGTGCCGGGTTCGTCCCCTCCGCGAACGCCGGGCCGGCGGTGAGCATCACCGCGCCCAGGGCGATCGCCGTACCCAGTGTCGCCGCGCGTCGGATCGCGTTCATGTGTCCCCCAGT contains the following coding sequences:
- a CDS encoding ATP-binding protein, which produces MPLLEVGTRPRGRLKVFVRAQLPLLVGTLFVAGVAALPTPVEFGSPLLLGGLAIVLLASLLVLVVPWERLPPIAMIGIPLVDVVGVAFIRAELFPVLPSSGMLTIFPVLWLAFAFGRRGIAVAVLSTVFISSFFFVYRQSWPADLVDWANVVTLPVLIVGVALVVNFAAAQLRRNRGRLVEANEALTEALARSQDETLLSRAILDTVSTAVAFFDGSNRLTLSNQQARDFAELAGFDLGAAEYSGDRVLSADRTSPIPPEEQIVPRALRGETLLEHVEWVGPPDRQRAMVAASSRVHRADGELLGTVIVAYDITELAHAIEIREEFLSTVSHELRTPLTNVTGYLELLVDALEEPGPPATPGAVDPVARGYLDVVARNAELLRTRIDELLAATETTLPPVKRPTDLTELLRGAATAARRVADGKNQTVELRQHTEEECVVELDPDRIGRALREVVDNAVKFSAPGTTIGISHDCSDGRATISVSDQGVGMGRAEQSRIFDRFYRTPYARRQAVQGFGLGLTLARSIVASHDGSISVQSAPDTGTTMTITLPHTT
- a CDS encoding CocE/NonD family hydrolase, which encodes MNAIRRAATLGTAIALGAVMLTAGPAFAEGTNPAPAPAPAASAVTLSEAASALSRGTTHAQNPSVPEGTAWTEHYFPSPVASSNGDAVTLHADVLRPEGLALDARTPVIMSVGPYFSHSGMNEDTHPEHTGPSARFTDLIVGAGLPAKGYTFVYVDLRGFGGSTGCIDWQGPGEQGDVVAAVEWAASQPWSTGAVGLYGKSYDASTGLVGIDRQPEGLEAVVAQEPSWSAYDYLVTNDVPRPQQILSPQSYLGIANLPGVDRAYQQDGYDIAPDTDTYLTAAAYEKTHPECAETVLAGTKATDRSGEFWSIRDFPANVNGSTVPLLFTQGLTEQNTKPESMQEFLTNHGGEQRGWLGPWDHVRGNEKDAEGRLQMGRAGWFDEVMDFYDRHLVQHSDSILSRFFVQDNFGHWRVQDAWGTTPKSVAIELRPGSYLDTGRGTVVDDEPDPTNPNPLVQTAALAAGDSPGAPGTRADGADAGGGIDDAPATNDQKLGVITESQALRTDVRLTGTPSIELRTEGTGNVAVQLWDVAPDRTAVTINQNVAKLSTDGATRFTLLGMDWTLLAGHTLAVSYDTIDWGYWSPTPSNAEVVVTRATLDVDVEPTATDVPTEGDRAPFLDEYIKRFTWDDPLPVTAPSFTLSASTGSIGTSAASVVAGGTVEIVGAGYDPGAPVGLSWVAGEVDGAVADAQGAFRASVTVPAGLEPGILTLTATAEDGSVSSLDLEVTAAVVPTPTATPAPAPTTTPAPAPGEPGAGSGGSLAATGAPFGAFGAGASVAVLASLLGAALVLLRRRAPRS